The nucleotide sequence CAGAGCCGCTGGTTGACCAATCATGGCCCGCTGGAGCAGGAGCTGACCCGGCGCCTGGAGACCTATCTGGGCGTCAAGCATCTGCTGCTGGTCAGCAATGGCACCCTGGCACTGCAGGTGGCCTATCGCGCGCTGGGGATCAACAACGTGGTCGGGCAGCGCGAACCCGCCGAGGTCATCACGACTCCCTTCACCTTCATCGCCACGGCCAGCAGCCTGAAGTGGGAAGGGATGCAGCCGGTCTTCGCGGACATCGATCCTGCCACCCTGTGCCTGGACCCCGCACAGGTCGAGGCAGCCATCACGCCGCGTACCCGCGCCATCGTGCCGGTGCACGTGTTCGGCAACGCCTGTGACGTGGAAGCCATCGATGCGCTGGGGGAAGAGCACGACCTCAAGGTCATCTATGACGGCGCCCATGCCTTCGGCGCGACCTACCGTGGCAACAGCCTGCTGTCGTACGGGGATGCCAGCACCCTGAGCTTCCATGCCACCAAGCTGTTCCACAGCATCGAGGGCGGCGCGATCATCTTCAAGCGCAAGGAAGACCTGGAGCGTGCCCGCAAGATGATCAACTTCGGCATCACTGGCCCCGAGTGCATCGAGGAGCTGGGCATCAATGCCAAGATGAACGAGTTCCAGGCCGCCATGGGGCTGTGCGTGCTCGACGAGATCGAGGGCAACCTCGAGAGCCGCGCGCTGGTCTGGCATGCCTATGCCCAGGCGTTTCAGGGCAACGTGCAGCTTCAGGCACGTCAGCCAGGCGTCAGCCTCAACTACGCCTATTTCCCGATCATTCTGGAAAGCGAAAGTGTCCTGCTGGAGGTGATGCAGCGTCTGGAGCGGGAAGGCTACCAGCCGCGGCGCTATTTCTGTCCGTCGCTGGAGTCACTGGCATTTCTGGGGCGACCGGCGGCAGACCTGCAGGACGCGGACTTCCAGCAGCCCGAGATCGTGCATTCCAGAGACATCGCCAGCCGTATCCTGTGTCTGCCGTTGTTCTCGGGACTTCAGGTCAGCGAGATTCTCGCCGCGGTGCGCGTCATCGTCGATCGGCATCAGAAGGCAGCCTGAACGATGAACATCGCGATCATGCAACCCTACCTGTTGCCGCATCTGGGCTACTTCCAGCTGATGCACGCCTGTGACGAATTCCTCATCTATGACGACGTCGCCTACATTCCGCGTGGCTACATCAACCGCAACAGCGTGCTGCTGGGGGGCAAGGCCCATCGCTTCACGCTGTCGGTGCCGGATGCCTCACCCAATCGGCGCATCAGCGAGCTGTCGTTCGCGCCGACCCCCCAGTCACTGTTGACCACTCTGCACCATGCCTATGCCAAGGCGCCGCATTACGCAGAGGTCATGCCGCTGCTGCAGACGATTCTCATGCATGAGGATCGCCGCATCGGGGCACTGTGCCAGTTCAGCTTCGAGACGATCTGCCGCTATCTGGGGCTCGAGTGTCGCTTCGCGCTGACCAGCGAGATGGATTACGAGCGCAGCCAGTCGGCGCAGGACCGTCTGATTGAACTTTCCCGCCAGCGCGGCGGGCGCGGCTACGTCAACAGTATCGGCGGGCGCAAGCTCTACCGGGGGGAGGCCTTCGAGCAGGCAGGGCTGCGTCTGTCCTTTCTCTCCAGCCATCCGCGTGATTACCGCCAGGCAGCGCCCGGCGCACGCGAGGGCGAGTTCGTCGGCAGTCTCTCGATCATCGATGTGCTGATGTGGTGCTCGCCCGCCGACGTCGTCTCGCGGCTGGCGGAGTACACCCTGCTGTCGGGAGATGCACCCTGGGGGCCCGCCGCTGAGGGCATGGATCAGCTCTGGCAGCCGTCGCTTGCAGAGCCTGCTTCGCGCCCGCGCGCCTCTTCACGAGAAGCAGCCGGAGGCGTCGCCGCGTGTCACTGACCCACAAGACGACCATCGGCATCCTGTGGAATTTCATGGATCAGCTGTTGCGCCGTGGCATGGCCAGCATCGTCACCTTGCTGCTGGCCCGTCTGCTGCTGCCGGAAGACTTCGGGCTGCTGGCCATGGTGCTGGTCTTTCTGACCATCGCCTCGGCCATGATGGATTCGGGCCTGCAGCAGGCCATCCTGCGTCTGCCGACTCTCGGCCCGCGTGATGCCAGCACCGCCTTCTTCAGCAACATCGGCTTCGGGGTGGTGGCCTATGCGCTGCTGTACTTCAGCGCCCCGTTGATTGCCGATTTCTACGCTGAACCACGACTTGTCGTGCTGGTGCGTATCGGCGGGCTGGTGGTGCTGATCAACGCCTTCGAGGTGATCCAGGGCGCGATGCTCAACCGGGCGCTGGATTTTCGCACCCGCATGAAGGCCGGCATCCCCGGCAGCGTGATCTCGGGCAGCGTCGCGGTGTTGCTGGGCTGGCTGGGCTTCGGGGTCTGGGCGCTGGTGGGCCAGATGCTGACGGCGGCCTTCGTGACCACGGCACTGATGTGGTGGTGGGGCAGCTGGCGTCCGCACCTGACCTTCGACATGGACGCCTTCAAGGCCATGTTCAGCTTCGGCTACAAGATGTTCCTGTCGCGCATGCTGGACGTGGTGTTCGTCAATCTCTACGTGCTGGTGATCGCCAAGCTGTTCGCGGCTTCGGTGGCGGGGCTGTTCTTCTTTGCGGATCGCCTCAAGGAGCTGGTGCTCAATCAACTGGTCGCCGCGATCCAGAACGTGACCTTCCCGGCCCTGGCCAGCATCCAGCATGACCCGGTGCGGCTGAAGGATGCCTATCGACGCATTCTGCAGCTGATGGTCTATCTGCTGTTCCCCGGGGTGCTGCTGATGGCGGCGCTGGCCCGTCCGCTGTTCGAGGCACTGTTCCCCGACCGCTGGCTGGACGCCGTGCCCTATCTGCAGTTGATGTGCATTGCCGCCGTCATGTATCCGCTCAGTTCGCTCAACCTCAATGTGCTCAAGGTCAAGGGGCGCTCGGACCTGTTCCTGGGGCTTGAGGTGATCAAGAAGCTGCTGATCTGCGTGGTGCTGGCGCTCACCTGGCAACACGGCGTGATCGCGATCCTGATCGGTCAGATCGTGGTGGCGGTGCTGTCCTACATCCCCAATGCGTGGTTCTCGCGAACGCTGATCGATTACAGCATCCGCGAGCAGTGCGTCGACTTCCTGCCGAGCCTGATGCTGTCATCGGTCATCGCGCTTTGCTGCTGGCTGGCGGTGGAGCATCTGGCGGCATCGCCAGACTGGTCTCCGTGGGCGGCGCTGCTGGGACTGGGATGTCTCTCCGGCGCAAGTTACCTGTTGCTCTCTTGCCTGCTGCGCTTTCCGGCCTGGCAGTCGGGTGTTGGTCTGATACGAGATCGTCTTTCACAACGGAAAGTGGAGAATCTTCATGCTAGCTGAATTGAGCTATTCCCAGGCGCAGGGTACCCCGGTCACGGGGGGCACCCTCGAGGAAGGGCCGATTCCGGTTCCCCCGGCACCGGCGGATGAAGCCACCATCATGGCGGACTGGGAGGGGAATCTCTCCACGCCGCGTGTCTCGGTGATGTGCTTCGCCTTCAATCACGGCGACTACATCGCGATGGCGCTGGATGGTTTTCTGATGCAGCGCACGCGGTTTCCCTTCGAGATCGTGGTGCATGATGATGCCTCCACCGACGGCACGCGCGAGATCATCGAGGACTATGCCGCGCGTTACCCCTCCATCATCCGGCCGATCCTGCAGGACGTGAACCAGTACTCGCAGCACGTGTGGCCCATCACCTTCTGCATGCCGGTGATGCGCGGCGACATCATCGCCTACTGCGAAGGGGATGATTACTGGGTCAAGGCCGACAAGCTGGCGCGTCAGGTGGCGCTGTTCGATGCCAACCCGCGTGCCACCGTGTGCTTCCACCCGGCCATCGAGTATGACGAGCATCGCGATGAGCATTCGATCATCTGCCGCTATGCCGACAGCGTCGCGCGTCTCTCCCCCGAGGCCATCATCGGGCTGCGGGGCGGCTCCATTCCGTCACCGGCGCTGACCTTCCGCCGCGTGGAGTCGCATGTGGACGCCATGCTGGAATCCTACCGTGGTGCGCCGATCATGGACTTCTTCCTGCAGGCCTACATGGCGCTGCTGGGTGAGACGCTCTATTACGAGGATGCCGCCTGCGTCTATCGTCGCAACGCCAAGGGCTCCTGGACCTCCCAGCAGCAGGATCATGAGGTCGAGCAGCGCTACCAGCGCGACATGCTGGCCGCCATCGACACCTTCTATGGCGCCACGCGCACGCTGCCGGAAGCCGACACCCTGTATATCCCGCTCTATCACTACTTCAAGCAGTACGTGATGGCGCCCGGCACCACCCAGCAGCGCCTCGCCAACTTCCGCCGCGGGCTGGGCTATCTGCACCACATGCAGCGCAACAAGGTGCTGTCGCTGGTCCGCCGCGACATGTTCGCCAAGCTGACGCGTCGCAAGGCTGCCACGCCCGGGCAGGCGAAGGACACGGAGGCAGCGGCATGAACTATCGCAGCTACGGCGATCTGGGCCGTGACATCGCCAGTCAGATCTCACGCCTGCAGGCAGGGGACTTCGACCTGATCGTCGGCATTCCGCGCAGTGGCATGGTGCCGGCCTACATGATCAGCGCGATGCTCAATCGCGCCTGTACCGATCTCGATACCTTCCTGGCGGATGGCGTGCCCGGCAAGGGCATCACGCGCAAGTTGCGCGAGTCCACCGCCGGCGAGGTGTCCGAGGAAGGCACACGTTCCGCCTGGGCCTATCGTCGCGTGCTGCTGGTGGATGACAGCCTCAACAGCGGTGCCTCGCTCAAGGCCTCCCTGGCGCGCATCCCGGCGGATTGCCCCTGCGAGATCATGACCTGCGTGATCTACGCCAACCCCGGGGTCACCAATGAAGTGGATCTGGCGCTCGTCGAGCTCGAACACCCGCGCGCCTTCCAGTGGAACCTCTTCCACCATCCGGCACTGGAGGATGCCTGCGTGGATATCGATGGCGTGCTGTGTCTCGATCCTTCTCCCGAAGACAACGATGACGGCCCGCGCTATCGCAGATTCCTGCTCGAGGCGACCCCGCTGCATCTGCCCACCTACCGGGTGCACTCGCTGGTCACCAACCGTCTCGAGAAGTACCGCCCCGAGACGGAGGCCTGGCTTGCGCGCCATGGCGTGACCTATGAGCGACTGATCATGCTGGATCTGCCGAGCAAGGAAGCGCGACTGAAACTGGGCTGTCATGCCAGCCACAAGGCCGGCTATTACCGCGAGTCGGGCTGTCGGCTGTTCATCGAGAGTGAAGTGGGGCAGGCCAGCAGCATCGCGCAGATGACCGGCAAGCCGGTCTACTGCGTGGATGCCCAGCAGATGGTCAACCCCGAATGGCTGGCCATGCTGAAGTTGCAGCGTGGCAAGTGGATGACACGCCAATGCAAGCGTGGCATCCGCCGGGTGATGAAGCTGCTGCCGGCTTCCTGGGAGCGTCAGGCACGGGGCGTCTTCCAGCGAGTGGCATGAACCTCGCGCGGACACCCCCTCGGGGGTGTCCATCCACTGCAAAGGAATCGTTATGAAAACGCACAGGATGGCGCTATTCGTCTCGGCCGGCTCCGATCATGGCGAGACTCGTCAGATGCTGGCGCTGGCCGCGGGTCTGACCCGCCTGGGACACGAGGTGGATGTGGTACTGCCGCATGCCGAGGAAGACGTCGTCACGTCGCTGGCGCATGGCGTGCGTCTGGTGGAGCTTGGCAGGCAGGGGCCGTTGGCCCTGTCATTGGCCCTGACGCGCTACCTGGCGCGCCACAAGCCCTGTGTGCTGATGTCCAGCGGTCTGGAAGCCAACCTGACGGCGCTCAAGGCGGCGCGCCTCAATCGGCGGCGCGTGCCGGTGGTCATCCACCACGTCGCGGCGCTGGCGCAGGAGCTGGCAGCGGCGGGGAATCGTCGCGACGCGGCAAGACGTGCGATGGCGCTCAAGTATCCGCAGGCGGCATTGGTGATCGGGGCCAGCGAGGCGATCATTCAGGCACTGGCCAGCGAGGCAGGCATCCCGCAGGCGAATACCGCGCAACTGGATCTCGCGCCACAGCGCATCGGTGGCGCGGCGCACGCCGGGGAATCGTCTGCGGCGCTGGAAGAAGGGCCCTTGATGCGGTGTCTGTGGCTCTTGATGCAGGCGGCAGGCATGAACACGCAAGAGCTGGAAGACAGCCCGTCAGTCGCGTCCGCGACTCCCGCACGCGTGCAGGGACGGGACACGCAGACCGTGCCGGTCACCGCGTTTGCGGGTGACAGGGCATCGGCGACGTATCGCGTCACGGCCAATGCCGGCCTGTCTGCTACACACACCGACGTCAGGGACTGAGCCGTTTCATGGAAGCCATACTGCTCGACCTGCCCAATCTGCTCGTCTGTCTGGTACTGGTGATGGTGGGCTTCGTGCGCGGGTGGGTGACCCGCAACGTCGCGATCATCCTGAGTCTGAGCAGCCTGGTGCCTTACCTACTCAACAATGTGCTGTTCTCGCCGGAATACATGCCGGACCAGTTCCGTTACTGGGAGCAGGTACTGGCCATGCGCAGCATGGACTGGGACTCGATGGATCACTCGCTGACCGTCTCGTTCTCCTCGAGCCTGCTGGCCCTGCTGCCATTGCCGCTGGTGGAGACGATTTCCAGTCTGGGATTCTTCAACAAGTTTCTCTACATCGGCGGGCTGATGGTCATGCTGCGCCGCGGGATCATCT is from Cobetia marina and encodes:
- a CDS encoding DegT/DnrJ/EryC1/StrS family aminotransferase — translated: MITVTRPYFPERKNFDRYVDAIFQSRWLTNHGPLEQELTRRLETYLGVKHLLLVSNGTLALQVAYRALGINNVVGQREPAEVITTPFTFIATASSLKWEGMQPVFADIDPATLCLDPAQVEAAITPRTRAIVPVHVFGNACDVEAIDALGEEHDLKVIYDGAHAFGATYRGNSLLSYGDASTLSFHATKLFHSIEGGAIIFKRKEDLERARKMINFGITGPECIEELGINAKMNEFQAAMGLCVLDEIEGNLESRALVWHAYAQAFQGNVQLQARQPGVSLNYAYFPIILESESVLLEVMQRLEREGYQPRRYFCPSLESLAFLGRPAADLQDADFQQPEIVHSRDIASRILCLPLFSGLQVSEILAAVRVIVDRHQKAA
- a CDS encoding WbqC family protein, with translation MNIAIMQPYLLPHLGYFQLMHACDEFLIYDDVAYIPRGYINRNSVLLGGKAHRFTLSVPDASPNRRISELSFAPTPQSLLTTLHHAYAKAPHYAEVMPLLQTILMHEDRRIGALCQFSFETICRYLGLECRFALTSEMDYERSQSAQDRLIELSRQRGGRGYVNSIGGRKLYRGEAFEQAGLRLSFLSSHPRDYRQAAPGAREGEFVGSLSIIDVLMWCSPADVVSRLAEYTLLSGDAPWGPAAEGMDQLWQPSLAEPASRPRASSREAAGGVAACH
- a CDS encoding lipopolysaccharide biosynthesis protein, which translates into the protein MSLTHKTTIGILWNFMDQLLRRGMASIVTLLLARLLLPEDFGLLAMVLVFLTIASAMMDSGLQQAILRLPTLGPRDASTAFFSNIGFGVVAYALLYFSAPLIADFYAEPRLVVLVRIGGLVVLINAFEVIQGAMLNRALDFRTRMKAGIPGSVISGSVAVLLGWLGFGVWALVGQMLTAAFVTTALMWWWGSWRPHLTFDMDAFKAMFSFGYKMFLSRMLDVVFVNLYVLVIAKLFAASVAGLFFFADRLKELVLNQLVAAIQNVTFPALASIQHDPVRLKDAYRRILQLMVYLLFPGVLLMAALARPLFEALFPDRWLDAVPYLQLMCIAAVMYPLSSLNLNVLKVKGRSDLFLGLEVIKKLLICVVLALTWQHGVIAILIGQIVVAVLSYIPNAWFSRTLIDYSIREQCVDFLPSLMLSSVIALCCWLAVEHLAASPDWSPWAALLGLGCLSGASYLLLSCLLRFPAWQSGVGLIRDRLSQRKVENLHAS
- a CDS encoding glycosyltransferase family 2 protein; this translates as MLAELSYSQAQGTPVTGGTLEEGPIPVPPAPADEATIMADWEGNLSTPRVSVMCFAFNHGDYIAMALDGFLMQRTRFPFEIVVHDDASTDGTREIIEDYAARYPSIIRPILQDVNQYSQHVWPITFCMPVMRGDIIAYCEGDDYWVKADKLARQVALFDANPRATVCFHPAIEYDEHRDEHSIICRYADSVARLSPEAIIGLRGGSIPSPALTFRRVESHVDAMLESYRGAPIMDFFLQAYMALLGETLYYEDAACVYRRNAKGSWTSQQQDHEVEQRYQRDMLAAIDTFYGATRTLPEADTLYIPLYHYFKQYVMAPGTTQQRLANFRRGLGYLHHMQRNKVLSLVRRDMFAKLTRRKAATPGQAKDTEAAA
- a CDS encoding phosphoribosyltransferase family protein; amino-acid sequence: MNYRSYGDLGRDIASQISRLQAGDFDLIVGIPRSGMVPAYMISAMLNRACTDLDTFLADGVPGKGITRKLRESTAGEVSEEGTRSAWAYRRVLLVDDSLNSGASLKASLARIPADCPCEIMTCVIYANPGVTNEVDLALVELEHPRAFQWNLFHHPALEDACVDIDGVLCLDPSPEDNDDGPRYRRFLLEATPLHLPTYRVHSLVTNRLEKYRPETEAWLARHGVTYERLIMLDLPSKEARLKLGCHASHKAGYYRESGCRLFIESEVGQASSIAQMTGKPVYCVDAQQMVNPEWLAMLKLQRGKWMTRQCKRGIRRVMKLLPASWERQARGVFQRVA
- a CDS encoding glycosyltransferase family 4 protein; translated protein: MKTHRMALFVSAGSDHGETRQMLALAAGLTRLGHEVDVVLPHAEEDVVTSLAHGVRLVELGRQGPLALSLALTRYLARHKPCVLMSSGLEANLTALKAARLNRRRVPVVIHHVAALAQELAAAGNRRDAARRAMALKYPQAALVIGASEAIIQALASEAGIPQANTAQLDLAPQRIGGAAHAGESSAALEEGPLMRCLWLLMQAAGMNTQELEDSPSVASATPARVQGRDTQTVPVTAFAGDRASATYRVTANAGLSATHTDVRD